One region of Arvicola amphibius chromosome 3, mArvAmp1.2, whole genome shotgun sequence genomic DNA includes:
- the Celsr3 gene encoding cadherin EGF LAG seven-pass G-type receptor 3 isoform X1 — MARRPLWWGLRGPSTPILLLLLLSLFPFSREELGGGGDQGWDPGVATATGPRAQIGSGAVALCPESPGVWEDGESGLGVREPVFMRLRVGRQSTRNERGTHEQPNAELVVQALGSGEQDAGQGPGYLLCWHPEISSCGRTGPLRRGSLPLEALSPGNPDLGNIPPHSSDLLAQPDGSRSVSFQRNARRAFRKRAETSRCCGKLWAPGRKGQGERSATSRTERVPLRRNCLPGSLGSDPGENSAPRAVRTVLTPDSAPREPRTAPEPAPERMRSRGPFRRRFLFQRPGPRPPGFQTGSEATHIPSNNQGRSRRAANRHPQFPQYNYQTLVPENEAAGTAVLRVVAQDPDPGEAGRLVYSLAALMNSRSLELFSIDPQSGLIRTAAALDRESMERHYLRVTAQDHGSPRLSATTMVAVTVADRNDHAPVFEQAQYRETLRENVEEGYPILQLRATDGDAPPNANLRYRFVGSPAARKEAAAAFEIDPRSGLISTSGRVDREHMESYELVVEASDQGQEPGPRSATVRVHITVLDENDNAPQFSEKRYVAQVREDVRPHTVVLRVTATDQDKDANGLVHYNIISGNSRGHFAIDSLTGEIQVVAPLDFEAEREYALRIRAQDAGRPPLSNNTGLASIQVVDINDHTPIFVSTPFQVSVLENAPLGHSVIHIQAVDADHGENSRLEYSLTGVAPDTPFVINSATGWVSVSGPLDRESVEHYFFGVEARDHGSPPLSASASVTVTVLDVNDNRPEFTMKEYHLRLNEDAAVGTSVVSVTAVDRDANSAISYQITGGNTRNRFAISTQGGVGLVTLALPLDYKQERYFKLVLTASDRALHDHCYVHINITDANTHRPVFQSAHYSVSMNEDRPVGSTVVVISASDDDVGENARITYLLEDNLPQFRIDADSGAITLQAPLDYEDQVTYTLAITARDNGIPQKADTTYVEVMVNDVNDNAPQFVASHYTGLVSEDAPPFTSVLQISATDRDAHANGRVQYTFQNGEDGDGDFTIEPTSGIVRTVRRLDREAVPVYELTAYAVDRGVPPLRTPVSIQVTVQDVNDNAPVFPAEEFEVRVKENSIVGSVVAQITAVDPDEGPNAHIMYQIVEGNIPELFQMDIFSGELTALIDLDYEARQEYVIVVQATSAPLVSRATVHVRLVDQNDNSPVLSNFQILFNNYVSNRSDTFPSGIIGRIPAYDPDVSDHLFYSFERGNELQLLVVNQTSGELRLSRKLDNNRPLVASMLVTVTDGLHSVTAQCVLRVVIITEELLANSLTVRLENMWQERFLSPLLGHFLEGVAAVLATPTEDVFIFNIQNDTDVGGTVLNVSFSALAPRGAGAGAAGPWFSSEELQEQLYVRRAALAARSLLDVLPFDDNVCLREPCENYMKCVSVLRFDSSAPFLASASTLFRPIQPIAGLRCRCPPGFTGDFCETELDLCYSNPCRNGGACARREGGYTCVCRPRFTGEDCELDTEAGRCVPGVCRNGGTCTNAPNGGFRCQCPAGGAFEGPRCEVAARSFPPSSFVMFRGLRQRFHLTLSLSFATVQPSGLLFYNGRLNEKHDFLALELVAGQVRLTYSTGESNTVVSPTVPGGLSDGQWHTVHLRYYNKPRTDALGGAQGPSKDKVAVLSVDDCNVAVALQFGAEIGNYACAAAGVQTSSKKSLDLTGPLLLGGVPNLPENFPVSHKDFIGCMRDLHIDGRRMDMAAFVANNGTMAGCQAKLHFCASGPCKNNGFCSERWGGFSCDCPVGFGGKDCRLTMAHPYRFHGNGTLRWDFGNDMTVSVPWYLGLAFRTRATKGVLMQVQLGPHSVLLCQLDQGLLSVTLSRASGHAAYLLLDHTTVSDGRWHDLRLEMQEEPGGRRGHHVFMVSLDFNLFQDTMAVGGELQGLRVKQLHVGGLPPSSKEEGPQGLVGCIQGVWIGFTPVGSSALPPPSHRVNVEPGCAVTDACASGPCPPHANCKDLWQTFSCTCWPGYYGPGCVDACLLNPCQNQGSCRHLQGTPHGYICDCPNGYFGQHCEHRMDQQCPRGWWGSPTCGPCNCDVHKGFDPNCNKTNGQCHCKEFYYRPRGSDSCLPCDCYPVGSTSRSCAPHSGQCPCRPGALGRQCNSCDSPFAEVTASGCRVLYDACPKSLRSGVWWPQTKFGVLATVPCPRGALGTAVRLCDEDQGWLEPDLFNCTSPAFRELSLLLDGLELNKTALDTVEAKKLAQRLREVTGQIDHYFSQDVRVTARLLAYLLAFESHQQGFGLTATQDAHFNENLLWAGSALLAPETGDLWAALGQRAPGGSPGSAGLVRHLEEYAATLARNMELTYLNPVGLVTPNIMLSIDRMEHPSSAQGAHRYPRYHSNLFRGQDAWDPHTHVLLPSQSPQPSPSEALPTSSNTENTTASSVVSPTAPPEPEPEPGISIVILLVYRTLGGLLPAQFQAERRGARLPQNPVMNSPVVSVAVFHGRNFLRGVLVSPINLEFRLLQTANRSKAICVQWDPPGPADQHGMWTARDCELVHRNGSHARCRCSRTGTFGVLMDASPRERLEGDLELLAVFTHVVVAVSVTALVLTAAVLLSLRSLKSNVRGIHANVAAALGVAELLFLLGIHRTHNQLLCTAVAILLHYFFLSTFAWLLVQGLHLYRMQVEPRNVDRGAMRFYHALGWGVPAVLLGLAVGLDPEGYGNPDFCWISIHEPLIWSFAGPIVLVIVMNGTMFLLAARTSCSTGQREAKKTSVLTLRSSFLLLLLVSASWLFGLLAVNHSVLAFHYLHAGLCGLQGLAVLLLFCVLNADARAAWTPACLGKKAAPEETRPAPGTGSGVYNNTALFEESGLIRITLGASTVSSVSSARSGRAQDQDSQRGRSYLRDNVLVRHGSTADHIEHSLQAHAGPTDLDVAMFHRDAGADSDSDSDLSLEEERSLSIPSSESEDNGRTRGRFQRPLRRAAQSERLLAHPKDMDGNDLLSYWPALGECEAAAPCALQAWGSERRLGLDTNKDAANNNQPDLALTSGDETSLGRAQRQRKGILKNRLQYPLVPKTRGTPELSWCRAATLGHRAVPAASYGRIYAGGGTGSLSQPASRYSSREQLDLLLRRQLSRERLEEVPVPAPVLRPLSRPGSQEHLDAASSRLEPRDRVSTLPRRQPPRDYPGTMAGRFGSRDPLDLGAPREWLNTLPPPRRNRDLDPQHPPLLLTPQRQLSRDPLLPSRPLDSLSRISNSREQLDQVPSRHPSREALGPAPQLLRAREDPASGPSHGPSTEQLDILSSILASFNSSALSSVQSSSTPSGPHTTATPSATASALGPSTPRSATSHSISELSPDSEIPRSEGHS, encoded by the exons ATGGCGAGGCGGCCTCTATGGTGGGGTCTCCGGGGACCGTCGACCCCGATACTactgctccttctcctctctttgttCCCTTTTAGCCGAGAGGAGCTGGGGGGCGGTGGGGACCAGGGCTGGGACCCAGGGGTAGCTACTGCTACTGGGCCAAGAGCGCAGATCGGCAGTGGAGCCGTAGCTCTTTGTCCCGAGTCTCCCGGCGTCTGGGAGGATGGAGAGTCTGGCCTGGGAGTCAGGGAACCTGTCTTCATGAGGCTTCGAGTAGGTAGGCAAAGCACCCGGAACGAACGAGGGACCCATGAGCAACCAAACGCGGAGCTGGTGGTCCAGGCATTGGGTAGTGGGGAGCAAGATGCTGGTCAGGGTCCAGGATATCTGTTATGTTGGCATCCAGAGATCTCCTCTTGTGGGCGGACAGGGCCTTTACGAAGAGGTAGCCTGCCGCTCGAAGCTCTGTCCCCAGGGAATCCAGATCTGGGGAACATCCCTCCCCACTCTTCGGACCTTCTGGCTCAGCCTGATGGCTCCAGGTCAGTGTCCTTCCAGCGCAATGCTAGGAGAGCCTTTCGCAAGAGAGCGGAAACCTCTCGCTGCTGTGGGAAACTGTGGGCGCCAGGACGCAAGGGTCAGGGTGAGAGATCCGCGACTTCTCGGACGGAGAGGGTACCCCTTCGGCGGAACTGCCTCCCCGGCTCTCTGGGATCTGACCCAGGGGAGAATTCAGCACCACGTGCTGTGAGGACAGTTCTTACGCCAGATTCAGCACCACGCGAGCCCCGGACAGCTCCCGAGCCGGCTCCCGAGCGCATGCGCTCCCGCGGTCCTTTCCGCCGCCGTTTCCTCTTTCAGCGCCCTGGGCCGCGCCCTCCAGGGTTCCAAACAGGTTCTGAAGCCACGCATATACCTTCCAATAACCAGGGTCGGTCCCGGCGTGCCGCAAACCGCCACCCGCAGTTTCCTCAATACAACTACCAGACACTGGTACCTGAAAATGAGGCAGCGGGCACAGCGGTGCTGCGCGTCGTGGCGCAGGACCCGGACCCAGGCGAGGCGGGGCGTCTCGTCTACTCGCTGGCGGCGCTCATGAACAGCCGCTCGCTGGAGCTTTTCAGCATTGATCCTCAGAGTGGCCTCATCCGCACAGCGGCCGCTCTGGACCGTGAGAGTATGGAACGCCACTACCTTCGAGTGACCGCACAGGACCACGGCTCACCGCGCCTCTCAGCCACCACCATGGTGGCGGTGACAGTAGCTGACCGCAATGATCACGCGCCAGTGTTTGAGCAAGCCCAGTATCGGGAAACACTTCGTGAGAATGTGGAAGAAGGATATCCCATCCTGCAGTTGCGTGCTACCGACGGCGATGCGCCACCTAATGCCAACCTGCGCTACCGCTTCGTAGGGTCGCCAGCTGCACGCAAGGAGGCAGCCGCAGCCTTTGAGATTGATCCACGTTCGGGCCTTATCAGCACCAGTGGCCGCGTGGACAGGGAACACATGGAAAGCTACGAGTTGGTGGTAGAAGCTAGTGACCAGGGCCAGGAGCCGGGGCCACGTTCAGCCACCGTTCGAGTGCACATAACTGTGCTGGATGAGAATGATAACGCGCCTCAGTTCAGCGAGAAGCGCTATGTGGCACAGGTGCGTGAAGATGTGCGCCCTCATACAGTGGTGCTACGTGTCACGGCCACAGACCAGGACAAGGACGCCAATGGTTTGGTGCACTATAACATCATCAGCGGCAACAGCCGTGGCCATTTTGCCATCGACAGTCTCACGGGTGAGATCCAGGTTGTGGCACCTCTGGActttgaggcagagagagagtacGCGTTGCGTATCCGGGCACAAGATGCAGGGAGGccacctttgtccaacaacacaGGCCTGGCAAGCATCCAGGTGGTAGACATCAACGACCATACACCTATCTTTGTCAGCACACCATTTCAGGTCTCTGTTCTGGAAAATGCACCCCTGGGTCACTCAGTCATTCACATTCAGGCAGTGGATGCAGATCACGGGGAGAACTCCAGGTTGGAGTATTCTTTAACTGGTGTGGCACCAGACACACCCTTTGTGATAAACAGTGCCACTGGCTGGGTCTCTGTGAGTGGTCCCCTAGATCGTGAGTCTGTGGAACATTACTTCTTTGGCGTAGAGGCACGAGACCATGGGTCACCCCCACTCTCTGCTTCAGCCAGTGTCACAGTAACTGTGTTGGATGTCAATGACAATCGGCCAGAGTTCACCATGAAAGAATACCATCTTCGGCTCAATGAGGATGCAGCTGTGGGCACCAGTGTGGTCAGTGTGACCGCAGTGGACCGAGATGCCAACAGTGCCATCAGCTACCAAATCACAGGTGGCAACACTCGGAACCGATTTGCCATCAGCACCCAAGGTGGTGTGGGCTTGGTGACACTGGCTCTGCCGCTGGATTACAAGCAGGAGCGCTACTTCAAGCTGGTGCTTACCGCATCTGACCGTGCCCTTCATGATCACTGCTATGTACATATCAACATCACGGATGCCAACACACATAGGCCTGTCTTTCAAAGTGCTCATTACTCCGTGAGCATGAACGAAGACCGACCAGTGGGTAGCACTGTGGTGGTCATCAGTGCTTCTGATGATGATGTGGGTGAAAATGCTCGCATCACTTATCTTTTGGAAGACAACCTGCCCCAGTTCCGAATTGATGCAGACTCAGGGGCCATTACGCTACAAGCTCCACTGGACTATGAGGACCAAGTGACATACACATTGGCCATTACTGCTCGGGATAATGGCATCCCACAGAAAGCAGATACCACATATGTAGAGGTAATGGTCAACGATGTAAATGACAACGCTCCTCAGTTTGTGGCCTCCCACTATACAGGCTTGGTCTCTGAAGATGCTCCACCCTTCACTAGTGTTCTGCAGATCTCAGCCACTGACCGGGATGCTCATGCCAATGGCCGGGTCCAATATACTTTCCAGAATGGggaagatggagatggagattTTACCATTGAGCCTACCTCTGGCATTGTCAGGACTGTGAGGCGACTGGACCGGGAAGCAGTGCCAGTGTATGAGCTGACTGCTTATGCTGTGGACCGTGGTGTGCCCCCACTTCGGACTCCAGTCAGCATCCAGGTGACTGTACAAGATGTGAATGACAATGCCCCTGTCTTCCCGGCGGAGGAGTTTGAAGTGAGGGTGAAGGAGAACAGCATTGTAGGCTCAGTGGTGGCTCAGATCACTGCAGTGGACCCCGATGAAGGTCCCAATGCCCACATCATGTACCAGATTGTGGAAGGGAACATCCCCGAGCTGTTCCAAATGGACATCTTCTCTGGAGAGCTGACAGCACTCATAGACCTGGATTATGAGGCTCGCCAGGAGTATGTGATTGTGGTACAGGCCACATCTGCTCCTCTGGTCAGCCGGGCCACTGTCCATGTGCGTCTGGTTGACCAGAACGACAACAGTCCTGTGCTCAGCAACTTCCAGATTCTCTTCAACAACTACGTATCCAACCGTTCTGACACCTTCCCTTCAGGCATCATTGGGCGCATTCCAGCTTATGACCCGGATGTCTCTGACCACCTCTTTTACTCCTTTGAGAGGGGCAATGAGCTGCAGCTGCTGGTGGTCAACCAGACCAGTGGGGAGCTTCGACTCAGCCGGAAGTTAGACAACAACCGCCCACTAGTGGCCTCCATGCTGGTAACTGTAACAG ATGGCCTGCATAGTGTTACTGCACAGTGTGTGCTGCGTGTGGTCATCATCACGGAGGAGTTGCTGGCCAACAGCTTGACTGTGCGCCTGGAGAACATGTGGCAAGAGCGCTTCCTATCACCGCTGCTGGGCCATTTTCTTGAAGGCGTGGCTGCAGTGCTCGCAACCCCTACCGAGGATGTTTTCATCTTCAACATCCAGAACGACACGGACGTGGGGGGCACCGTGCTTAACGTGAGCTTCTCGGCTCTGGCCCCTCGTGGGGCTGGGGCAGGCGCTGCAGGGCCCTGGTTCAGCTCCGAGGAGCTGCAGGAGCAGCTGTACGTGCGCCGCGCCGCCTTGGCTGCCCGCTCGCTGCTCGACGTGCTGCCCTTTGATGACAACGTGTGCTTGCGCGAGCCCTGCGAGAACTACATGAAATGTGTGTCAGTGCTTCGCTTTGACTCCTCCGCGCCCTTCCTGGCCTCGGCTTCCACGCTCTTCCGACCCATCCAGCCCATCGCCGGCCTGCGCTGCCGCTGCCCGCCTGGCTTCACGGGAGATTTCTGCGAGACTGAGCTCGACCTCTGCTACTCGAACCCGTGTCGCAATGGCGGCGCGTGTGCGCGGCGCGAGGGAGGCTACACCTGTGTGTGCCGCCCGCGCTTCACCG GCGAAGACTGCGAGCTGGACACCGAAGCTGGACGCTGCGTGCCAGGCGTCTGCCGCAACGGGGGCACCTGTACCAACGCGCCCAATGGCGGCTTTCGCTGCCAGTGCCCCGCGGGCGGCGCTTTCGAGGGCCCGCGCTGTGAGGTGGCCGCACGCTCCTTCCCTCCCAGTTCGTTCGTCATGTTCCGAGGCCTGCGGCAGCGCTTCCACCTCACACTGTCCCTCTC GTTTGCAACAGTGCAGCCCAGCGGGCTACTCTTCTACAACGGACGCCTAAATGAGAAGCATGACTTTCTGGCTCTAGAGCTTGTGGCTGGCCAAGTGCGGCTTACATATTCCACGG GTGAATCCAATACAGTGGTGAGCCCCACAGTTCCAGGAGGCCTGAGTGATGGACAGTGGCATACCGTGCATCTGAGATACTACAACAAG CCCCGGACAGATGCCCTAGGGGGTGCTCAGGGCCCTTCGAAGGACAAGGTGGCTGTGTTGAGTGTGGATGACTGCAATGTGGCTGTGGCTCTGCAGTTTGGTGCTGAGATTGGCAACTACGCATGTGCAGCTGCTGGTGTGCAAACAAGCTCCAAGAA GTCCCTGGACCTGACGGGCCCTCTGCTCTTGGGGGGTGTCCCCAACCTTCCCGAGAACTTCCCCGTATCCCACAAGGACTTCATTGGCTGCATGCGAGACTTGCACATTGATGGCCGCCGAATGGACATGGCAGCCTTCGTTGCAAACAATGGCACTATGGCAG GCTGTCAGGCTAAGTTGCACTTCTGTGCCTCAGGCCCCTGTAAGAACAATGGCTTCTGCTCAGAGCGCTGGGGTGGCTTCAGCTGTGACTGTCCTGTGGGCTTTGGTGGCAAAGACTGTCGTCTCA CAATGGCCCATCCCTACCGTTTCCATGGCAACGGCACTCTGCGTTGGGACTTTGGAAATGACATGACTGTGTCTGTGCCCTGGTACCTGGGACTAGCATTTCGAACACGGGCAACAAAAGGGGTCCTGATGCAAGTACAGCTTGGGCCACATAGCGTGCTCCTCTGCCAG CTGGATCAGGGGTTGCTGTCTGTGACACTAAGTAGGGCCTCAGGCCATGCCGCCTACCTCCTGTTGGACCACACGACAGTCAGTGATGGCCGGTGGCATGATCTTCGGCTGGAGATGCAGGAGGAGCCAGGTGGCCGAAGGGGCCATCACGTCTTTATGGTTTCACTGGACTTCAACCTCTTCCAG GACACCATGGCTGTGGGGGGTGAGCTGCAGGGCCTGAGAGTAAAGCAGCTCCATGTGGGAGGCCTGCCCCCCAGCAGTAAGGAGGAGGGTCCACAGGGTCTGGTTGGCTGTATCCAG GGGGTCTGGATTGGCTTTACACCCGTTGGGTCCTCAGCCCTGCCACCTCCCAGCCACAGAGTAAATGTGGAACCTGGCTGTGCTGTGACCGACGCCTGTGCATCTGGGCCCTGTCCACCCCATGCTAACTGCAAAGACCTCTGGCAGACCTTTTCCTGCACCTGCTGGCCAG GTTACTATGGCCCAGGTTGTGTGGATGCCTGCCTCTTGAACCCTTGTCAAAACCAGGGATCATGCCGGCACCTTCAAGGAACCCCCCACGGCTATATCTGTGACTGTCCAAATGGCTACTTTGGTCAGCACTGTGAACACAG GATGGACCAGCAATGCCCTCGGGGCTGGTGGGGAAGCCCAACGTGTGGTCCCTGCAACTGTGATGTTCACAAGGGCTTTGACCCGAACTGCAACAAGACAAACGGGCAGTGCCACTGCAAG GAGTTCTACTACCGACCAAGGGGCAGTGACTCATGCCTCCCTTGTGACTGCTACCCTGTGGGCTCCACCTCGCGCTCATGTGCACCCCACAGCGGGCAGTGCCCCTGCCGTCCAGGAGCCCTTGGCCGGCAGTGTAACAGCTGTGACAGCCCCTTTGCAGAGGTGACAGCCAGTGGCTGCCGAG TACTCTATGATGCCTGCCCCAAGTCCCTGAGATCTGGTGTGTGGTGGCCCCAGACTAAGTTTGGTGTTTTGGCCACAGTACCCTGTCCCCGGGGGGCCTTGG GTACTGCGGTGCGGCTGTGTGATGAGGACCAGGGTTGGCTGGAGCCTGACCTGTTCAACTGTACCTCACCTGCCTTCCGGGAACTCAGTCTGCTG CTGGATGGCCTGGAGCTGAACAAGACAGCACTGGATACCGTGGAGGCCAAGAAGCTGGCTCAGCGGCTACGGGAGGTGACCGGCCAGATTGACCACTACTTTAGCCAAGATGTCCGAGTTACTGCCCGCTTGCTGGCCTACTTGCTGGCTTTTGAGAGCCATCAGCAGGGCTTTGGGCTGACAGCCACTCAAGATGCCCACTTCAATGAG AATCTGCTGTGGGCCGGTTCTGCACTGCTTGCTCCAGAGACAGGAGACTTGTGGGCAGCCCTGGGGCAGCGAGCCCCTGGGGGCTCCCCAGGAAGCGCAGGGCTAGTGCGGCATCTGGAGGAATATGCAGCCACACTTGCGAGGAATATGGAGCTGACATATCTGAACCCTGTTGGACTAGTCACACCCAATATCA TGCTCAGCATTGACCGCATGGAGCATCCTAGTTCAGCTCAGGGAGCTCATCGTTACCCCCGCTACCACAGCAACCTTTTCCGGGGCCAGGATGCCTGGGATCCCCATACACATGTGCTGTTGCCTTCCCAGTCCCCACAGCCATCCCCATCTGAAG CTCTGCCCACAAGCAGCAACACAGAAAACACTACAGCCTCAAGTGTGGTCTCCCCAACAGCCCCTCCggagcctgagcctgagcctggGATCTCCATTGTCATTCTCCTTGTGTACCGCACCTTGGGAGGGCTTCTTCCTGCACAGTTCCAGGCTGAGCGCAGGGGCGCCAG GCTCCCCCAGAACCCTGTTATGAACTCCCCGGTGGTCAGCGTGGCTGTTTTCCATGGACGCAACTTCCTAAGAGGTGTTCTGGTGTCCCCAATCAACCTTGAGTTCCGCCTACTACAGACAGCGAATCGGAGCAAGGCGATCTGTGTGCAGTGGGACCCACCTGGCCC GGCAGACCAGCATGGGATGTGGACGGCAAGGGACTGCGAGCTGGTGCACAGGAATGGATCCCATGCACGGTGTCGCTGTAGCCGGACAGGCACTTTTGGAGTCCTTATGGATGCCTCTCCCCGTGAG CGGCTAGAGGGAGACCTGGAGCTGCTGGCGGTGTTCACGCACGTGGTCGTGGCCGTGTCTGTAACTGCACTAGTCCTGACCGCAGCTGTCCTGCTGAGCCTGCGCAGCCTCAAGTCCAATGTGCGTGGGATCCACGCCAACGTGGCAGCTGCCCTGGGAGTAGCAGAGCTCCTCTTTCTGCTGGGAATCCACAGGACCCACAACCAG CTGCTGTGCACCGCCGTCGCCATCCTCCTGCACTACTTCTTCCTCAGCACCTTCGCGTGGCTCCTGGTGCAGGGCCTACACCTTTATCGGATGCAGGTTGAGCCTCGAAATGTGGATCGTGGTGCCATGCGCTTCTACCATGCTTTGGGATGGGGCGTCCCTGCCGTGTTGTTAG GCCTGGCTGTTGGACTAGACCCGGAGGGCTATGGGAACCCTGACTTCTGCTGGATCTCCATCCATGAACCTCTTATCTGGAGTTTCGCTGGCCCTATCGTCCTTGTCATTGTG ATGAATGGGACCATGTTTCTCCTCGCTGCCCGCACATCCTGCTCCACAGGGCAGAGGGAGGCCAAGAAGACCTCTGTGCT GACCCTGCGCAGctcctttctgctcctcctgctggTCAGTGCCTCCTGGCTCTTTGGCCTCCTGGCAGTCAACCACAGCGTACTGGCCTTTCACTACCTCCATGCTGGACTCTGTGGCCTTCAG GGCCTGGCTGTCCTGCtgctcttctgtgtcctgaatgcCGATGCTCGGGCTGCTTGGACCCCGGCCTGTCTAGGCAAGAAGGCAGCTCCTGAGGAGACAAGGCCAGCACCCGGGACG GGGTCTGGAGTCTATAACAACACAGCCCTCTTTGAGGAGAGTGGCCTTATCCGCATCACTCTGGGTGCCTCTACCGTCTCTTCCGTGAGCAGTGCCCGCTCCGGCAGGGCCCAGGACCAGGACAGCCAACGGGGCCGCAGCTACCTCAG GGACAATGTTCTGGTTCGACATGGCTCAACCGCTGACCACATTGAGCACAGCCTCCAGGCTCACGCTGGCCCCACTGACCTGGATGTGGCTATGTTCCATCGAGATGCTG GTGCGGACTCTGACTCTGACAGTGACCTATccttggaggaggagaggagtcTATCCATCCCCTCTTCAGAAAGTGAGGACAATGGCCGGACGCGAGGGCGTTTCCAACGTCCACTCCGCAGGGCAGCCCAGAGTGAGAGGCTCCTTGCCCACCCCAAAG ATATGGACGGCAATGACCTCCTGTCCTACTGGCCAGCCCTGGGAGAGTGTGAGGCAGCAGCACCGTGCGCTCTGCAGGCCTGGGGCTCTGAGAGGCGCCTTGGACTAGACACCAACAAAGATGCAGCCAATAACAACCAGCCAGATCTGGCCTTGACGAGTGGAGATGAAACCTCCCTGGGCCGGGCCCAGCGGCAGAGGAAAG GCATCCTAAAGAATAGGTTGCAGTACCCACTGGTGCCCAAGACTCGAGGCACTCCTGAGCTGTCCTGGTGCCGTGCAGCTACCTTGGGCCACCGTGCTGTGCCAGCTGCCTCCTATGGTCGCATCTATGCAGGCGGGGGCACAGGTAGTCTTTCACAGCCAGCCAGTCGCTACTCTTCCCGAGAGCAGCTGGACTTACTGCTAAGGCGGCAGCTGAGCCGGGAGAGACTAGAGGAAGTTCCAGTTCCTGCCCCTGTTTTGCGTCCCCTGAGCCGGCCAGGCTCCCAGGAACACCTGGATGCTGCATCAAGCCGCCTAGAGCCCAGAGATCGGGTCAGCACCCTACCACGGAGGCAGCCACCCCGGGACTACCCTGGAACTATGGCTGGACGCTTTGGGTCACGGGATCCACTGGACTTAGGGGCACCCCGAGAATGGTTGAACACACTGCCCCCACCCCGCCGCAACCGGGACCTTGACCCACAGCACCCACctcttctcctgactccacagcGGCAACTCTCAAGGGACCCCCTCTTGCCATCTCGGCCCCTGGACTCTCTGTCTAGGATCTCGAACTCTCGGGAGCAGCTGGACCAGGTGCCTAGTCGGCATCCCTCACGAGAGGCCCTTGGACCAGCCCCACAGCTTCTCAGAGCCAGGGAGGACCCGGCCAGCGGCCCTAGCCATGGCCCCTCTACGGAGCAACTCGACATCCTCTCCTCTATCCTTGCCTCCTTCAACTCCTCAGCCCTGTCTTCGGTGCAGTCCTCAAGCACGCCCTCGGGCCCTCACACCACTGCCACGCCTTCTGCCACAGCCTCTGCACTTGGGCCTTCCACACCTCGCTCAGCCACATCCCACAGCATCTCGGAGTTGTCACCAGATTCAGA AATTCCCAGAAGCGAAGGTCACTCCTGA